A region of Pirellulales bacterium DNA encodes the following proteins:
- a CDS encoding DUF1501 domain-containing protein: MPRLSPRIDGPINRRSFLRIGGGLALASGAAPQFVRGSQAPAQLGRARSCILVYLLGGPSHIDMWDLKPAAPAEIRGPFEPIATATPGLSICEHMPRLAQRSKNFALLRSVSHHNHNHTPMIYYTLTGREVERPEMDNDVRPPQRSDFPHLAAIVAAQRAERGPRDRQAQLPGYVAIPQLAVRSSTSGEFKRARPALRGGGAGFLGPLFDPLCVDGDPGAADAVPALHRPEDVAAERLDRRARLLSLVESRRPVVTGAEGYLELRDQAVVLSGAQGNAASAFSLDGEPAQLREAYGNHRFGRAMLLARRLSEAGVPMTTIHFNEMTVCDGWDTHSKNFEGLQNELLPMLDQGLSALVDDLAARGTLDETLVVVMGEFGRTPKINAAAGRDHWGSCQSVLLAGGGVRGGQAIGNSDKIAAFPSSHPIDPVDIHATMFHCLGIDPHAEIRDHLGRPFALSTGSVVRELL; the protein is encoded by the coding sequence ATGCCACGACTTTCGCCGCGCATCGATGGGCCGATCAACCGCCGTAGCTTCTTGCGCATCGGCGGTGGGCTGGCGCTCGCCAGCGGCGCGGCGCCGCAATTCGTGCGCGGTAGCCAAGCGCCTGCGCAGCTCGGTCGCGCTCGTTCGTGCATCCTCGTCTATCTGCTGGGCGGGCCGTCGCACATCGACATGTGGGATCTCAAGCCCGCGGCGCCGGCCGAAATCCGCGGGCCATTTGAACCCATTGCCACGGCAACGCCCGGCTTGTCGATCTGCGAGCACATGCCCCGGCTGGCTCAGCGGTCGAAGAATTTTGCGCTTCTGCGCTCGGTGAGCCATCACAACCACAATCACACGCCGATGATCTACTACACGCTCACCGGGCGTGAAGTCGAGCGGCCTGAGATGGATAACGACGTGCGGCCGCCGCAGCGCAGCGACTTCCCGCACCTGGCCGCGATCGTCGCGGCGCAGCGCGCGGAGCGCGGACCGCGCGATCGGCAAGCGCAATTGCCCGGTTACGTCGCCATTCCGCAACTGGCGGTGCGCAGCAGCACGTCGGGCGAATTCAAACGCGCCCGACCGGCGCTGCGCGGCGGCGGCGCGGGCTTCCTGGGACCGCTATTCGATCCCTTGTGCGTCGATGGTGATCCGGGCGCCGCGGATGCCGTGCCCGCGTTGCACCGGCCCGAGGACGTGGCCGCCGAGCGACTGGATCGCCGCGCTCGACTGTTGTCGCTTGTCGAATCGCGCCGCCCCGTTGTGACCGGCGCCGAAGGCTATCTCGAGCTGCGCGATCAAGCCGTGGTTCTTTCCGGCGCGCAAGGGAACGCAGCTAGCGCCTTCTCGCTCGACGGCGAGCCCGCGCAATTGCGCGAAGCGTACGGCAATCACCGCTTTGGCCGGGCCATGCTGCTCGCGCGGCGACTCTCGGAGGCGGGCGTGCCGATGACCACCATCCATTTCAACGAAATGACGGTCTGCGACGGCTGGGACACGCACTCGAAGAATTTCGAAGGTTTGCAGAATGAGCTACTGCCGATGCTCGACCAAGGATTGTCGGCGCTCGTCGATGATCTGGCTGCGCGCGGTACGCTCGACGAAACGCTGGTCGTGGTCATGGGCGAGTTCGGCCGCACGCCCAAGATCAACGCCGCGGCCGGGCGCGATCATTGGGGCTCGTGCCAATCGGTCCTCTTGGCCGGCGGCGGGGTGCGCGGCGGACAGGCGATCGGCAACTCAGACAAGATTGCGGCCTTTCCCAGCTCGCACCCCATCGATCCTGTGGATATTCATGCCACGATGTTCCATTGCCTGGGCATCGATCCCCACGCCGAGATCCGCGACCATCTGGGCCGTCCCTTCGCGCTCAGTACGGGTAGCGTCGTGCGCGAGCTTCTGTAA